A single region of the Yersinia entomophaga genome encodes:
- the mak gene encoding fructokinase, which yields MRIGIDLGGTKIEVIALANDGRELFRKRIETPRHDYHQTLSAIAGLVTDAEVATGEKGSVGVGIPGTLSPFSGKVKNANSVWLNGQTLDRDLSDLLARPVRLANDANCLAVSEATDGAGAGKHLVFAAIIGTGCGSGIAIGGRVHSGGNGIAGEWGHNPLPWQDEDEQRYQLEVPCYCGKKGCIETFVSGTGFAMDYFRLSGNLLKGHEIITLVEQGDVIAEQAMQRYEQRFAKSLAHVINLFDPDVIVLGGGMSNVDRLYRTLPDLIRPWVFGGECETPIHKAIHGDSSGVRGAAWLWPQQ from the coding sequence ATGCGCATTGGTATAGATTTGGGTGGTACTAAGATAGAAGTCATTGCACTGGCGAATGATGGGCGAGAGCTTTTTCGTAAGCGGATTGAAACGCCTCGTCATGACTATCATCAAACGTTATCGGCTATTGCCGGTTTGGTTACGGATGCGGAGGTAGCTACTGGCGAAAAAGGAAGCGTTGGCGTAGGTATTCCGGGCACTTTGTCCCCCTTTAGTGGGAAAGTAAAAAATGCCAATTCGGTATGGTTGAATGGGCAGACGTTGGATCGCGATTTATCTGACTTGCTTGCCCGTCCGGTCAGACTGGCTAATGATGCTAACTGTCTGGCTGTTTCCGAAGCGACAGACGGTGCCGGAGCAGGGAAACATTTGGTCTTTGCGGCAATTATTGGTACTGGCTGTGGGTCGGGTATCGCTATTGGCGGGCGTGTTCATTCTGGTGGAAACGGTATCGCCGGTGAATGGGGGCATAATCCGTTGCCGTGGCAGGATGAGGATGAACAACGTTATCAATTAGAGGTTCCCTGCTATTGCGGTAAGAAGGGCTGTATCGAAACCTTTGTGTCAGGTACGGGCTTTGCTATGGATTATTTTCGTTTAAGCGGCAATCTCTTGAAAGGACATGAAATCATTACTCTGGTGGAACAAGGCGATGTTATTGCCGAGCAGGCGATGCAACGCTATGAGCAACGATTCGCGAAATCACTGGCTCACGTGATTAACCTGTTCGATCCGGATGTGATTGTATTGGGCGGCGGTATGAGTAACGTCGATCGTTTGTATCGTACATTGCCTGATTTGATACGTCCGTGGGTATTCGGCGGGGAGTGTGAAACGCCGATTCACAAGGCGATACACGGTGACTCCAGCGGCGTGCGTGGTGCTGCATGGCTGTGGCCACAGCAATAG
- the rdgC gene encoding recombination-associated protein RdgC — MLWFKNLMVYRLSREVSLSADEMEKQLSALSFTPCGSQDMAKTGWVPPMGSHSDALTHTVNGQIIICARKEEKILPSPVIKQELQAKIERLEGEQHRKLKKTEKDSLKDEVLHSLLPRAFSRFNQTFLWIDTVNDLIMVDAASAKRAEDTLALLRKSLGSLPVVPLTLENPIELTLTEWVRSGELPAGFALMDEAELKAILEEGGIIRCKKQALVSDEIAVHIEAGKLVTKLALDWQERVQLVLSDDGSLKRLKFSDTLREQNDDIDRDDFAQRFDADFILMTSELAALIKNLIEALGGEAQR, encoded by the coding sequence ATGCTGTGGTTTAAAAATTTAATGGTTTACCGTTTGAGCCGGGAAGTTTCACTGTCTGCGGACGAAATGGAAAAACAGTTAAGCGCCCTTTCTTTCACCCCTTGCGGTAGCCAGGATATGGCCAAGACCGGTTGGGTGCCTCCGATGGGCTCTCACAGCGATGCTTTAACCCATACAGTTAATGGGCAAATCATTATTTGTGCGCGTAAAGAAGAAAAAATCCTGCCTTCACCGGTGATTAAGCAAGAGCTACAGGCCAAAATCGAGCGTTTGGAAGGTGAACAGCACCGCAAACTAAAGAAAACGGAAAAAGACTCGTTAAAAGACGAAGTTCTGCATAGCCTGTTACCGCGCGCTTTCAGCCGTTTTAACCAAACATTCCTATGGATTGATACGGTTAACGATTTGATTATGGTCGATGCGGCCAGTGCCAAACGCGCCGAAGACACGCTGGCGTTGCTGCGTAAAAGCCTGGGTTCGCTGCCTGTCGTACCTTTAACTTTAGAAAACCCTATCGAACTAACATTGACCGAATGGGTTCGCTCCGGTGAATTACCTGCCGGTTTCGCGTTGATGGACGAAGCAGAGCTGAAGGCTATTCTGGAAGAAGGCGGCATTATCCGCTGCAAGAAGCAGGCTTTAGTCAGCGATGAAATTGCGGTACATATCGAAGCGGGTAAATTAGTCACCAAATTGGCACTTGACTGGCAAGAACGCGTGCAATTGGTGCTGTCTGACGACGGTTCGCTCAAGCGCCTGAAATTCTCAGATACACTGCGCGAACAAAATGATGATATCGATCGGGATGATTTCGCCCAGCGTTTCGACGCCGATTTTATTCTGATGACCAGCGAACTGGCAGCATTGATCAAAAACCTGATTGAAGCTCTGGGTGGCGAAGCGCAACGCTAA
- the ppnP gene encoding pyrimidine/purine nucleoside phosphorylase, whose product MLKFNEYFTGKVKSIGYDSSSIGRASVGVMEEGEYTFSTAQPEEMTVITGALKVLIPGSPDWQVFMPGETFYIPGQSEFNLQVAEASAYLCKYLS is encoded by the coding sequence ATGCTGAAATTTAATGAATATTTTACCGGGAAAGTGAAGTCCATCGGTTATGACAGTAGCAGCATTGGGCGCGCGAGCGTTGGGGTAATGGAAGAAGGGGAATACACTTTTAGTACCGCCCAACCCGAGGAAATGACGGTAATTACTGGGGCATTGAAAGTCTTGATCCCAGGCTCTCCTGACTGGCAGGTGTTTATGCCGGGAGAAACTTTTTACATTCCTGGACAGAGTGAATTTAACCTGCAAGTTGCAGAAGCCTCTGCTTATCTGTGTAAATACCTAAGCTAA
- a CDS encoding AroM family protein: protein MNASLATLTLGQAPRSDIMPLLSQYLPSDEVIHIGLLDGLDWKQVEEQYQPIERGDHVLVSRLSDGTQVSLAASKVERGLQQKIEQLEAQGCRIILLLCTGQFHHLKTREALLLEPDRIIPPLIAAIVSDHQVGIVVPLSEQIEQQAAKWEMLASPPCFAIASPYLADEQALEQAAQTLLQQGAQVVVLDCIGYHQKHRDFLQRRLGIPVLLSNVLVAKLAAELIM, encoded by the coding sequence ATGAATGCGTCATTGGCAACATTAACCCTAGGTCAGGCACCGCGCAGCGATATTATGCCGCTGTTATCCCAATACCTACCGTCGGATGAGGTTATACATATTGGCCTGCTGGATGGGCTGGATTGGAAACAGGTAGAGGAACAATATCAGCCAATTGAGCGCGGCGACCATGTGCTGGTTTCGCGTTTGAGCGATGGCACTCAGGTTTCTTTGGCTGCAAGCAAAGTGGAACGCGGTTTACAGCAGAAAATTGAGCAACTTGAAGCGCAGGGATGTCGCATTATTTTACTGCTATGCACCGGGCAGTTTCATCATTTGAAAACCCGAGAGGCACTGCTGCTGGAGCCGGATCGCATCATTCCGCCTTTGATCGCGGCGATTGTCAGCGATCATCAGGTCGGGATCGTAGTGCCACTCTCAGAGCAAATCGAACAGCAGGCCGCCAAGTGGGAAATGCTGGCGTCACCTCCCTGTTTTGCCATCGCCAGCCCTTATTTGGCCGATGAGCAGGCACTTGAGCAAGCTGCGCAAACGCTGCTGCAACAGGGGGCACAGGTTGTTGTGCTGGATTGCATTGGCTATCACCAAAAACATCGCGATTTTTTACAGCGTCGGCTCGGAATACCGGTTTTGTTATCAAACGTGCTGGTGGCGAAGCTGGCTGCTGAACTGATTATGTAA
- a CDS encoding DUF1177 domain-containing protein, with amino-acid sequence MSLQQTLRVFEMIDSAHVSGQDIVELFVDYSGVKASTVRATGPKGSTDFVRIEIAGSAGKTLGGTAPTLGIIGRLGGIGARPERIGVVSDADGAIAAIASALKLAEMRSKGDILAGDVVITTHICPNAPTRPHDPVDFMDSPIDDITMNDNEVMLEADAILSIDTTKGNRIINYKGYALSPTVKQGYILRVAEDLLRIMEMTSGSHAVTFPITIPDITPYGNGVHHLNSIMQPSTATSAPVVGVAICTQSVVPGCGTGASHETDIALAVKFAVEVAKEFGRGTCQFYDESEYARLIALYGSLIHLQQRHPEHGEAAL; translated from the coding sequence ATGAGCTTGCAACAAACATTACGCGTTTTTGAAATGATTGATAGTGCCCATGTTTCTGGTCAGGATATCGTGGAACTGTTTGTTGATTATTCAGGAGTTAAGGCCAGCACGGTCCGCGCCACTGGGCCAAAAGGCAGCACGGATTTTGTACGAATAGAGATTGCGGGAAGTGCGGGTAAAACACTGGGTGGCACGGCGCCAACGCTGGGCATTATCGGCCGTTTGGGCGGTATTGGTGCGCGGCCTGAACGCATTGGTGTGGTTTCTGATGCTGACGGTGCCATTGCAGCCATTGCCAGCGCGCTTAAACTGGCGGAAATGCGTAGTAAAGGCGATATTTTGGCCGGTGATGTGGTGATAACCACTCACATTTGCCCCAATGCGCCAACTCGGCCACACGATCCCGTCGATTTTATGGATTCCCCTATTGATGACATCACCATGAATGATAACGAGGTGATGCTGGAAGCCGATGCGATTTTATCGATTGATACCACTAAAGGTAATCGCATCATCAATTATAAAGGCTATGCGTTATCCCCTACAGTTAAGCAAGGTTATATCCTGCGCGTTGCCGAAGATTTGCTGCGTATTATGGAGATGACCAGCGGAAGCCATGCCGTTACATTCCCTATTACTATTCCAGATATCACTCCTTATGGTAACGGTGTGCATCACCTAAACAGTATTATGCAGCCCTCAACGGCCACTTCAGCGCCGGTGGTTGGCGTCGCCATTTGTACTCAGTCGGTAGTACCCGGCTGTGGAACCGGTGCCAGCCATGAGACAGATATCGCGCTCGCGGTAAAATTTGCCGTAGAAGTAGCGAAAGAGTTTGGCCGTGGAACCTGTCAGTTTTATGACGAATCCGAATATGCACGGCTTATTGCACTTTATGGCTCTTTGATACATCTACAACAACGCCATCCCGAACATGGCGAAGCCGCGCTATGA
- a CDS encoding OPT/YSL family transporter, which produces MEQTSGNQLRDIGTLVVMIFLSSIGAIIGVQLITTLGVTPNTSIIGALFAMLLARIPLKFFQRYRSIHTQNLAQTVISSATFGAANSLLMPIAVPYVMGQPELILPMFCGVAAAMLLDAYLLYRLFDTKIFPAENAWPPGVAAAEAIKAGDKGGRHAWLLVVGVGIGVVGAIFKIPMAAFGTAFIGNIWALSMFGVGLLIRAYIEPLIGFDINANYIPHGVMVGAGFVALIQVIQVIRSKKVSDKKNYTQPATEVRKALGIGAVGYVVIAALLALAGGLYSDMSTGMLIGFIFYAAFAAFIHELIVGIAAMHSGWFPAFAVALITLIVGILIGFPPLALCILTGFTAATGPAFADMGFDLKAGFILRGYGKDLKQELIGRKIQLFAALIAFVIAIPVVWFTHMGYFAQDLVPPMARVYAKTIEAGAQPGIAFSLMIWAIPGAIIQLIGGPKRQLGILLATGLLINNALAGWAVVLGIALRILITKCWGEKGRTPMQIMAAGFIAGDALYNFFSSILSSKGK; this is translated from the coding sequence ATGGAGCAAACATCAGGGAATCAACTAAGGGATATCGGCACGCTGGTAGTGATGATATTTCTTTCTAGTATTGGCGCAATTATTGGCGTCCAATTGATTACAACTTTAGGGGTGACACCCAATACTTCAATCATTGGTGCATTATTTGCCATGTTATTGGCTCGTATCCCTCTAAAGTTTTTTCAACGCTATCGATCCATTCATACACAAAACCTGGCACAAACTGTTATTTCGTCGGCAACCTTTGGTGCTGCAAATAGTCTGTTGATGCCTATTGCTGTTCCTTATGTTATGGGGCAGCCAGAGCTAATTTTACCGATGTTTTGTGGCGTCGCCGCCGCGATGTTACTGGATGCCTATTTACTCTATCGATTATTCGATACCAAAATTTTTCCAGCAGAGAATGCCTGGCCGCCGGGCGTTGCAGCAGCAGAAGCGATTAAAGCCGGTGACAAAGGGGGCCGTCATGCCTGGCTGTTGGTCGTCGGCGTGGGAATTGGCGTCGTCGGGGCCATATTCAAAATTCCGATGGCCGCTTTTGGCACCGCCTTTATCGGTAATATTTGGGCATTAAGCATGTTTGGCGTGGGATTATTGATTCGTGCCTATATTGAACCGCTTATCGGATTTGATATTAATGCCAATTATATTCCCCACGGAGTGATGGTCGGAGCAGGATTTGTGGCTCTGATTCAGGTCATCCAGGTGATTCGTAGCAAGAAAGTATCGGATAAAAAGAACTATACCCAACCGGCAACGGAGGTTCGTAAAGCGCTCGGTATAGGTGCCGTGGGTTATGTCGTGATTGCGGCCTTGCTGGCGCTGGCTGGTGGGCTTTACAGCGATATGTCTACCGGCATGTTGATCGGTTTTATTTTTTATGCCGCTTTTGCCGCTTTTATTCACGAACTGATCGTTGGCATTGCAGCTATGCACTCCGGTTGGTTCCCAGCTTTTGCCGTTGCTTTGATCACACTGATCGTCGGTATTTTGATCGGCTTTCCGCCGTTGGCATTATGCATCTTAACCGGTTTTACAGCTGCAACTGGGCCTGCTTTTGCTGATATGGGCTTTGATCTGAAAGCCGGATTTATTCTGCGAGGATACGGTAAAGATCTGAAGCAGGAGCTGATAGGGCGGAAAATCCAGTTATTTGCGGCGCTGATTGCTTTTGTTATCGCCATTCCGGTGGTGTGGTTCACTCATATGGGGTATTTCGCACAGGATTTAGTGCCGCCGATGGCGCGCGTTTATGCCAAAACCATTGAGGCCGGTGCGCAGCCAGGCATTGCGTTTAGCCTGATGATTTGGGCTATTCCAGGCGCAATTATTCAGTTGATTGGCGGCCCAAAACGTCAACTTGGGATACTGCTGGCGACGGGATTACTGATCAATAACGCGCTAGCCGGTTGGGCTGTGGTGCTAGGAATTGCTTTGCGCATTTTGATTACTAAATGTTGGGGTGAAAAGGGGCGTACACCAATGCAAATTATGGCGGCAGGTTTTATTGCCGGCGACGCATTGTACAACTTCTTTAGCTCCATTTTATCCAGTAAGGGCAAATAG
- a CDS encoding IclR family transcriptional regulator — MSTLENASAVLKLFSKQNVMHAHPGISFSDVINQLGLAKSTTSRLLMTMESEGLLERDPDTRLYHIGRLLLSISSQYLSTPLVDMAASMMIKLSQITRCTGYISALDGQEIMVLRMFQGQQFLPVVTPVGTRSPAAETSVGRAILARQSDDEVREHFGSYKPRSANAPQNLAALLDKLATARQVGWTFARNETLQGVSSIATNISNKHRSETIGLCLSFPSSDEPPFYPSEYVEALISTTRLLAEKLNDDYWLKNNNL, encoded by the coding sequence ATGAGCACATTAGAAAATGCTTCGGCAGTACTAAAGTTATTTTCCAAACAAAACGTCATGCATGCTCATCCGGGTATTTCCTTTAGCGATGTTATTAACCAATTAGGATTGGCAAAAAGTACGACGTCACGTTTATTAATGACGATGGAATCGGAAGGTTTATTAGAGCGAGATCCGGATACGCGGTTGTATCATATTGGTCGTTTATTATTATCAATATCCAGCCAATATCTCTCTACGCCTTTAGTCGATATGGCGGCTTCAATGATGATTAAATTGAGTCAAATAACGCGCTGCACCGGTTATATTTCTGCGTTGGATGGGCAGGAAATTATGGTTTTGCGAATGTTTCAGGGGCAACAATTTTTACCGGTGGTTACGCCGGTTGGTACCCGTTCTCCTGCCGCGGAAACCTCAGTGGGTCGGGCTATTTTGGCTCGCCAGAGTGACGATGAGGTTCGTGAACATTTTGGCTCTTATAAACCACGCTCTGCCAATGCTCCGCAGAATCTGGCAGCATTATTAGATAAGTTGGCAACGGCGCGCCAGGTCGGCTGGACTTTTGCTCGTAATGAGACTTTACAAGGCGTTAGCTCAATAGCGACCAATATCAGCAATAAGCATCGCAGTGAAACGATTGGGCTATGTTTGTCTTTTCCGAGTTCGGATGAACCCCCGTTTTACCCCAGTGAATATGTTGAAGCATTAATTTCTACAACCAGATTATTAGCTGAGAAATTAAATGATGATTACTGGTTGAAAAATAATAATTTATAG
- the aroL gene encoding shikimate kinase AroL, whose amino-acid sequence MTRTIFMVGARGAGKTTIGKALAQALGYQFIDTDLFMQQSSQLTVAEVVAKEGWKGFRLRESLVLQEVTVPKTVVATGGGAVLAAENRAFMRRQGIVIYLRAPADILAERLAEEPEDAQRPSLTGKPIAEEIQDVLAVREAMYQEVAHYVLNASQAPQSVVQQILELLADATVK is encoded by the coding sequence ATGACTCGAACTATCTTTATGGTAGGTGCACGCGGTGCGGGTAAAACAACGATAGGGAAAGCGTTGGCGCAGGCGTTGGGATATCAATTTATCGACACAGATTTATTTATGCAGCAAAGCAGCCAGCTCACGGTGGCAGAAGTGGTAGCCAAAGAGGGTTGGAAAGGGTTCAGGCTGCGGGAAAGTTTGGTATTACAGGAAGTTACCGTACCTAAAACCGTGGTGGCTACCGGAGGCGGCGCGGTACTCGCGGCAGAGAATCGGGCATTTATGCGTCGTCAGGGGATAGTGATTTACCTGCGTGCGCCGGCGGATATTCTGGCCGAAAGATTAGCCGAGGAGCCTGAAGACGCGCAGCGGCCGAGTTTGACTGGTAAACCTATTGCTGAAGAAATACAGGATGTGCTGGCTGTTCGGGAGGCGATGTATCAAGAGGTTGCCCATTATGTTCTTAATGCCAGTCAGGCCCCACAGTCAGTGGTACAACAAATTCTGGAATTATTGGCTGATGCCACGGTGAAATAA
- a CDS encoding TonB-dependent siderophore receptor, whose protein sequence is MKISDIRRLPWLGLPLLVAMPAAQAETAPHSEKTKMVVIGQLSEEDSDSYQPTTSTTGTRTSTNLLNVPQAVNVVAPQVLRDQAVRNIDEALYNVSGITQSNTLGGTQDALMKRGFGDNRDGSILRDGVRSAQARNFTPTTERVDVLKGPASMLYGMGEPGGVINVITKKPQLAQRTHVEGWGSSFNGGGGQLDVTGPLGQSGFAYRMIVDHDETDYWRNFGRNRQTVIAPSLMWYGETTTVRLAYEHMEYLTPFDRGTIIDSRTGKPVDTPRKRRFDEPFNATRGDQDNITLQIDQVLNDSWKGSLTYAYNRNRYSDNQARALSLNENTGVLTRQADATASAVSRAQAVQATLNGDLIWGSVSHQVLVGFDYEDNRTYRSDMIRGKKNSDFNIYDPIYGLMQPSTQVSAKDSDQRENLKSYGWFAQDSIELGDKWILLAGLRYDSFDVFAGKGRPFIINTQSSDSKLIPRTGVVYKLTPEVSLYGSYSESFKPNSSIATQIGELPPEQGQSWEVGSKVEMVNGVTGTLALFDIAKRNVMVNELIGTETVTRTAGRVRSQGVELDVAGQLTDSVSAVATYAYTDARVTEDPKNKGNQMANVARNSASLFLTKEMGSTGLYGGDDLRVGAGVRYVGKRAGDAANSFTLDDYTVADAFIAYTLPIQDYRVKWQLNVKNLFDTTYYPSSGNRYRVAIGEPRQFVLRASVDF, encoded by the coding sequence ATGAAAATCAGTGATATTCGTCGCTTGCCTTGGCTCGGTCTGCCTTTGCTGGTGGCGATGCCAGCCGCTCAAGCTGAAACTGCGCCGCACAGTGAAAAAACCAAAATGGTGGTGATTGGCCAGCTTAGCGAAGAAGATTCCGACAGCTATCAGCCCACCACATCAACGACCGGAACGCGAACCTCAACCAACTTGTTGAATGTTCCGCAGGCTGTCAATGTGGTCGCTCCGCAGGTATTGCGCGATCAGGCGGTGAGAAATATTGATGAAGCGTTATATAACGTCAGTGGTATCACTCAGTCCAATACGTTGGGCGGTACGCAGGATGCGCTGATGAAACGCGGCTTTGGCGATAACCGCGACGGATCGATTTTACGGGATGGCGTACGGTCGGCGCAGGCTCGTAATTTCACTCCGACTACCGAGCGGGTAGATGTGTTGAAAGGGCCCGCCTCAATGTTGTATGGCATGGGAGAGCCGGGTGGCGTCATCAACGTTATCACCAAGAAACCGCAGCTGGCGCAGCGTACTCATGTAGAAGGTTGGGGCAGCAGTTTTAACGGTGGTGGCGGTCAGTTAGATGTGACCGGCCCGCTGGGGCAATCCGGTTTTGCTTACCGTATGATTGTCGATCACGATGAAACCGATTATTGGCGTAACTTTGGCCGTAATCGTCAAACGGTTATCGCCCCGTCACTGATGTGGTATGGCGAAACGACAACCGTGCGTTTGGCCTACGAACATATGGAATACCTCACGCCTTTCGATCGCGGCACAATTATTGACTCACGCACAGGCAAACCGGTCGATACGCCACGTAAACGCCGTTTCGACGAGCCTTTTAACGCTACGCGCGGCGATCAGGACAATATTACGCTACAGATAGATCAGGTGTTGAATGATAGCTGGAAAGGCTCCCTGACCTATGCTTATAACCGCAATCGCTATAGCGATAATCAGGCTCGGGCACTGTCTCTGAATGAAAATACCGGCGTACTAACCCGTCAGGCTGACGCCACCGCCAGCGCAGTAAGCCGTGCACAAGCGGTGCAGGCAACTTTGAACGGAGATTTGATTTGGGGAAGCGTGAGTCATCAAGTATTGGTCGGGTTTGATTATGAAGATAACCGTACCTATCGCAGCGATATGATTCGCGGTAAGAAAAACTCCGATTTTAATATTTACGATCCGATTTACGGCTTGATGCAGCCTTCTACGCAGGTGAGTGCTAAAGACAGCGATCAGCGTGAAAATCTTAAAAGTTATGGCTGGTTTGCGCAGGATTCTATTGAATTGGGTGATAAATGGATTTTGTTAGCCGGGCTGCGTTATGACAGCTTTGACGTTTTTGCTGGCAAAGGGCGTCCGTTTATCATCAATACACAGAGTTCGGATAGCAAATTGATTCCACGCACTGGCGTGGTGTACAAGCTGACACCAGAAGTGTCTTTGTACGGTAGTTACAGCGAATCCTTCAAACCCAACTCATCCATTGCGACCCAGATCGGTGAATTGCCGCCGGAGCAAGGACAATCCTGGGAAGTGGGTAGCAAGGTCGAAATGGTCAACGGAGTGACCGGAACTCTGGCACTGTTTGATATTGCCAAACGTAATGTCATGGTGAATGAGCTTATCGGCACTGAAACTGTGACCCGAACCGCAGGTCGCGTTCGCTCGCAGGGCGTAGAGCTGGACGTGGCGGGGCAATTGACCGATAGCGTCAGCGCCGTTGCTACCTACGCCTACACCGATGCGCGGGTGACGGAAGATCCGAAAAATAAAGGCAATCAGATGGCGAACGTGGCACGCAACAGCGCTTCCTTGTTCCTGACCAAAGAAATGGGTTCGACCGGACTGTATGGTGGGGACGACTTACGGGTTGGCGCAGGTGTGCGTTATGTCGGAAAGCGGGCGGGAGATGCAGCAAACAGCTTTACTCTGGACGACTATACCGTAGCCGATGCCTTTATCGCTTACACCTTGCCAATTCAGGATTACCGAGTGAAATGGCAACTTAATGTGAAAAATCTGTTCGATACAACCTACTATCCTTCCAGCGGTAACCGTTATCGCGTGGCGATAGGCGAGCCTCGGCAGTTTGTGTTGAGAGCCAGCGTAGATTTTTGA
- a CDS encoding ABC transporter substrate-binding protein: protein MGIISRILITCLLLMSFNAQAKKLKDIMGRQVVVPENPQRIILGESRMLYTLALLEEGNPAQRIIGWPGDLAYYDAQSWQQYVEKFPDIEKVPIIAQGNIRQINVEKIIELHPDVVVLPRYAKNDADEEVMLSGLSKAGIPVVYVDLRVDMLNNTVPSIRLLGELLNRQARAEQFITFYQQHMQVIQQRLAQHQGPKPTVMLQLHLGRRESCCTTASRGSLGDLIDFAGGDNIARSRIKTVYGELNPETILMANPDVYIATGMAGPTGKRLSSLQLGPMVSASQAQHSFQQLMAGQPIISHLNAVQQHRAYSMWHNFYLSPYHVVAVEMFAKAFYPDLFADIDPQKTFQQLYEQFLPLTFSGTYWSNLNNENQ, encoded by the coding sequence ATGGGAATAATTTCAAGAATATTAATAACCTGCCTGTTATTAATGTCATTTAACGCTCAGGCAAAAAAACTCAAGGATATTATGGGGCGTCAGGTTGTAGTACCTGAGAATCCCCAGCGCATCATCTTAGGCGAGAGCCGAATGCTCTATACCTTAGCGTTACTTGAAGAGGGCAATCCGGCTCAGCGAATTATCGGCTGGCCGGGGGATTTAGCCTATTACGATGCTCAAAGTTGGCAGCAGTACGTTGAGAAATTCCCTGATATTGAAAAAGTCCCAATTATCGCGCAGGGGAATATCCGTCAGATAAATGTCGAGAAAATCATAGAGCTTCATCCCGACGTGGTGGTGTTGCCGCGCTATGCCAAAAATGATGCCGATGAAGAAGTCATGCTTAGCGGATTATCGAAAGCCGGTATTCCGGTGGTGTACGTCGATTTACGCGTCGATATGCTGAATAACACGGTTCCCAGCATCCGATTATTGGGGGAGTTACTGAACCGTCAGGCTAGAGCCGAGCAGTTCATCACTTTTTATCAGCAACATATGCAGGTTATCCAACAACGGCTGGCACAACATCAGGGGCCGAAGCCCACGGTGATGCTTCAGTTGCATCTGGGGCGTAGAGAAAGCTGCTGTACCACCGCTTCCCGCGGTAGCTTGGGCGATTTAATTGATTTCGCTGGTGGGGACAATATTGCTCGCTCGCGAATTAAAACTGTCTATGGCGAGCTGAATCCTGAAACCATTCTGATGGCCAACCCAGACGTTTATATTGCAACCGGTATGGCTGGCCCAACGGGTAAGCGTCTTTCCAGCCTGCAATTAGGGCCGATGGTGAGCGCCAGTCAGGCTCAACACAGTTTTCAGCAATTAATGGCCGGGCAGCCCATCATTTCTCACTTGAATGCCGTTCAGCAGCACCGTGCCTACAGCATGTGGCACAACTTTTATCTCAGCCCTTACCACGTTGTGGCGGTGGAGATGTTTGCCAAAGCGTTTTACCCCGATCTTTTTGCCGATATCGACCCACAAAAAACATTCCAACAATTATATGAACAATTTTTGCCGTTAACTTTTTCAGGGACTTATTGGAGTAACCTCAACAATGAAAATCAGTGA
- a CDS encoding class I SAM-dependent methyltransferase has translation MLNTVRRNFKSQFSYIQRFIASPRTVGTLAPSSPWLCQTMLNQVEWMPAMTIAELGAADGVLTRRILSRMEKDARLQAYEIQSHFIDELNKIDDPRLQVAARSAELLDLHYDAIFCCLPLLSIPTKISMKILQQTQQRLRQRNGSLILFQYSHLSEPLLSRYFTWKKMRVVRNFPPALVYICQPREPC, from the coding sequence ATGTTAAACACCGTGCGACGTAATTTTAAAAGTCAGTTCTCATATATTCAGCGGTTTATTGCCTCTCCGCGTACTGTTGGCACTTTGGCGCCTTCATCTCCTTGGCTGTGCCAAACCATGCTAAATCAGGTTGAGTGGATGCCGGCGATGACAATCGCGGAATTAGGGGCTGCGGATGGTGTTTTGACCCGTCGGATTTTATCGCGAATGGAAAAGGATGCCAGGCTACAGGCCTATGAAATTCAATCTCACTTTATTGATGAATTAAATAAAATTGACGATCCGCGTTTACAGGTTGCGGCGCGTTCGGCAGAGCTGTTGGATTTACATTACGACGCCATTTTCTGTTGCCTGCCTTTACTGTCTATTCCAACCAAAATCAGCATGAAAATATTGCAGCAAACTCAACAAAGATTACGGCAACGCAATGGCTCATTGATACTGTTTCAATATAGTCATTTGTCCGAGCCTTTGTTATCTCGCTATTTTACCTGGAAGAAAATGCGCGTAGTCCGAAATTTCCCTCCCGCCTTGGTTTATATCTGCCAGCCGCGCGAACCTTGTTAA